The following DNA comes from Schistocerca piceifrons isolate TAMUIC-IGC-003096 chromosome 3, iqSchPice1.1, whole genome shotgun sequence.
aacaataataatattatctTCCTGGTGAACTTCCTTCCCAAAAATCATGAAGGAAGAGGAGCGTCCTTTTGAAATgaagtgaaaattaaaactttttgttgCTATTGATCAGACCCAATTTTTCAGACTGATGTATGAGAAACATCAAACTTAGTCACTGAAATTTTCAGACGTTCGTCATCATGCGTTATCACAACATAAATCTTATGTTTTTTATATTATAAATAAGTAGGCAAATCAGgaaaattaataactggtgtatTAAAAATCTAGTGATCTGTTTCTTGTAACGAACTGCACGGGCAACTGCTTACATACTTGACACACAAGTGGACCATTATGTGTCATATTTAACTAAAATTATCTCACAGTTCAggtttggagtagatgaaaatgTCATGTAATCTTAAGTTTTCGTTGGCATAATGTGTTCACCTAATTTCAACAACAAAAAGTTTTGGCCATGTCGAAAATTTGGTAATATCGCAGGAAAATGCAGTTTTGCAAACTCTCCATAATCATCCTAATAATTTCTCTCTGCACATAAAAGTAAGATCGCAAAGTAGTGCAACAGTATACACTGATGCCAGTTATATATAATTATACACTGAACTGTGTGCCTATTTGACCAAGTTGAATGAAATGTAACATTATGTGTGGGTCCTGTGCTGGACACAGCAGATGGCACACACTGAGAACCTTCTCAAGGAGGAGGGGAGGTAGTGGGAAGGAACTCTCTCATCGGAGAATaagctttgaattttttattcatatgaaacAGAGAACTTTCTCAGAGGATGTTCTTCTGCTCTGAAAATCTTCTCAGGAGAATGTTctcttttttattcatatgacccatTAGATCATTATGCTGCTTTAGAGCCCAGAAATATGACTAAAATGTCAGAAATTAAACTTCCCATGATCATAAAATGCTTAGCTGACAATTATGATGAGATTTCTGAACACTGAATCTTCGCACAAACTCCAAGCCTCAGAAGATTTCTGCAAGCTGTCGAAGTTCCAAAAGAAGAATCTCTTGATTGAATACATTTGAGATTCTTACAGATCCTCTCATTCAGTATGAATTTAATAAGACTTTTTATAAATTCTGTGAGTTTTAGCAGCATCATGTGAGGGGAGGTTTTCAAAATTCAGAGTAATTAACCCTTTCTGCGTCTgtgattccaaatggcatcattaagtattCCTGGCTTTTTTGAGCTCCCCAATGCTTCGATGATACTGTCTGGCATCGCTTCGCGTAGTTCTAAGTTTGGCTAACAGATCGCAGTGGCGTTTGCTTTCGGGATTCGTTGTTTGAAGTGCAGGACAAAGAAGCATCGTGAGTTGTGCTACTGCATTTGTGAGTGAACAACAATTGttgtttagttttattctgtgtatactGAAATTCTTGGTTATGGAACCAAGTACCAAGTTCCTCAAGGGCAAGGGAAATAAATACGGTAAGTTTACGTTACAGTTATGTATACATTTCTTTGAGAAATTATTACGTAATTTATAATGACGCCATTTGGAGTCATTGATGCATTAGTATGTATGAGGTATGCAAAAATGAATTAGTATCATAAGAGTGAATTGTGTTTGTTCTTATATAGTATTTCGTAGTTTTCATTCTTGCATCATATTTTCTTTAAAGGTGAAGTGTGGAAAACGTGAAGTTCTACTGGGTGATGAAATTCTTCTTCTGCATGGCGATGACTCTGAAATATCAGATGACGAAATTGTTTTAGATAATGAAAGTGACTATGATCCATCAGCAAGTATTGCCTCTACAGACAGAACCTGAACTGGACAGTTTAGAAGAagctcttactgatgatgaaacccCCCTATCTGTACGGCTTGGAACTTTAGGAGCAGGAAACGCAAATTGCCTGAGCTATATGTGGATATGCAAGGATCTGCAGGCTATGGGATGTTTAGCGTGCTGTGAAGTTCTCAGATCCACCAAGTGAAGAACGTTCTCCCCTCtaatattttgaaagttttattgATGAGATTGTAACTgacaatttagttgaatttagttaCGCAGGCAAATCTATACTCTACTCAAGTGTTAGGACAAAGTATAAACACTAGCGCCAATGAAATAAGACAGTTCATTggcattcatttactaagtggtatTGTGAGTGTGCTGAGTTACAAGATGTGTTGGGAAAATAGCTGATGTGATGCCACTCTGTTGATTTGACAAGTTCAGGAGGTATTTGCTTCTGAACGATAATGCAAATATGTTACCCAGGGATGACCCTCATCATGGCAAGTTGTTCAAGGTCAGGCCATTTTTAGATCAACTAAAGAACAATTTTCTAAAAACCGAAGTTGAAGAATACAATAGTACTGATGAACTTATTATTCCACTAAAATCACATACATCTCTATGCCAGTATATAGAATCAAAGCCACACAAATGGGACATGAAAGTATTTGCTCGAACTGCTGGAAGTGGCTACATTTATGATTTTGAAGTGTATGTTGGGAAGGGAACAATCACTGCAAGTAATCCTGAGTTAGGAATGAGTGGAAATGTAGTGACTCAGCTGATTGAGAACTTGCTTAGGCACGCCAATTTCAAACTCTTTATGGACAACTGGTTTTCTTTCCCCAACCTAGCAGTACAGCTTAGAAATGAAGGAATATATGTTGTGGGAACCATcagaaaaaacagtgaaaatgatGCAGAGATGAAAAAAGAAGACAGAGGAACCTGTGATTACCATGTAGATGAAGAAAACAAAATTATAACTTTGAAATGGTATGACAGTAAAGCTGTCCAACTGATTGCTATTTATAAAGGGAAGGAACGTGTTGGAAATGTggaacgctgaaaaaaaaaaaaaaaagaaaacagatcgTATATAGATGTTCCACGTCCCAACATTGTGCAGGAGCATAATATGCTCGTGGGAGGAGTGGACCTCCATGATATGTCGGTCCAAATATACAGAATAAACTTAAAAAGTAAGAGTTACTACCTGAGAATTATTTTCCATTTCACAGACATGGCTTGTGTGAGCGCTTGGCTGCTTTACGGGTGACATTGCACTCAGAAAAATGAGAAATATACACCACTGCTGAAGTTTCAAGCAGATATAGCAAGTGCTTTGCTGAAGAAAGGAATTGGTACACCTGCAAGAAAGAGGGGCCATCCAGCCACAGACTCTCCAAGTCTACCTGCTCCCAAAAGAAAGCCTCAGGCAATTCACCCAGTCACTGATGTTCGCTTTGACCAAACAGGACACTGGCCAGAGCATTTAGAATCAAAATCAAGATGCAGACTTTGTATAAAGGCACAGTAAAGAGTTAAATGCTCCAAGTGCAATGTTGCATTGTATTTTAACAAACAAAACAACTGCTTCAGAAATATTCATTGtaaataaatcagtaaaaaatCAATTTTGTAGCATGgttttgtgttaaaaataaatgaaaagttcaaagaaacatGCTGTTTCATTCCTTAACAAAAAGATAAAGAGTTTTAACACTtactaataaaataaataagaaattagttTATgtagttatgttgttgttgttgtggtcttcagtcctgagacgggtttgctgcagctctccatgctactctatcctgtgcaggcttctttatctcccagtacttactgccaaccgacatccttctgaatctgcttagtgtattcatctcttactctccacgctcccctccaatgctaaatttgtgatcccttcatgcctcagaacatgtcctaccaaccggccccttcttcttgtcaagttgtgccacaagttcctcttctccccaattctattcaatatctcctcattagttatgtgatctgcccatctaatcttcagcattcttctgtagcaccacatttcaaaagcgtctattctctccttgtccaaactatttattgtccatgtttcacttccatacatggctacactccatacaattactttcagaaacaacttcctgacactttaaatctatactcgatgttaacaaatttctcttcttcagaaacgctttccttgccattgccagtctacattttatatttctctacttcaaccatcatcagttattttgctccccaaatagcaaaactcctttactactttaagtgtctcatttcgtaatctaattccctcagcaccacccgacttaatttgaatacattccattatcctcattttgcttttgttgatgttcatcttatatcctcctttcaagacactgtccactccgttcaactgctctcccaagtcctttgctgtctctgacagaattacaatgtcatcggcgatgaattttaatacctactccgaatttttcttttgtttcctttactgcttgctcaatatacagattgaataaaattggggggagaggctacaaccctgtctcactcccttcccaactgctgcttccctttcatgtcttcctAACATACATGTAGTTATACTGACTATTTAACACCTAAGTAACACTTATGGTGAATTTCTGTGgcaatgatgccatttggaatcattttatttattaaccaatagcttcaaaagaacttttgcaatggatatggcagatgtgcaatatatacagtaaatattcatcacaaacaaaattttccccaattttttttttctaaatgtgacaCACAAAGGGTTAAAAATTACCTTAGATCCACAATGAGTCAAGCACAACTCCAGAGTTAGGCAATTCTGTCAAAAATATTGTAACTAAAGATATCGACTTTGACGATGCAATTTCAAAATTTGCAGTGGAAAAAAATTGAAAGCAAGAGATTCTAAGCTACATGTTGAAGTTATATATTATTAAGAAGAgctttatatatctaaaaacaaagatgatgtgacttaccaaatgaaagtgctggcaggtcgacagacacacaaacaaacacaaacatacagacaaaattcaagctttcgcaacaaactgttgcctcatcaggaaagagggaaggagagggaaagacgaaaggatgtgggttttaagggagagggtaaggagtcattccaatcccgggagcggaaagacttaccttagggggaaaaaaggacgggtatacactcgcacacacacacatgtccatccacacatataccccAGTAGGGGTGATGACTTAAAACACTGCTCTGGGTACCATAACTACCTAGCTACACCATTGTGTATTGCAGCACTTCCACACGCATCAACAGTTGTCCACCatactggtgaaggaatggaacctCCTAGCACAAAGTTATTAACCTTGTGGCCAGTGTGGGGGCATGGACTGCTGTCCTTTATGATTacacaccatattaagaaccatgttctaccttttgtaatatccagggaaCTATCATAAATCATTGTGACTTCAGTacaattattgtctctgaatagaagtgtcattttgttcatctcattgcatatttctttcagttaccttctgtcctATATtgaagcagttctttctatgcataGTTCAGGTTTCATCTAGCCATGTTACTTGGCAGACACACATCACATGAAAGTTGCTTTtgcccttaagttttgcacaccagcatACTTATTAGTAATGTGATACTATGTTCTAATTCTCAAGGTGTACCCAACCAATTTCTGTAACTCCCTAGAGATGCTTTGTGTATTTTTTACTTGACCCCTATCTTTGTTGCACTGAGACTGAAAGCTCTTTTTCTTAAGAGCAAATATATTGAAAAATGACCCAAATTCAATCACACTAAACAGAACCAAGAGAATAGCTAAATACTTTAATAACTGGTTTACAAATCACAATTTCATGAAAACAGAACTCTGTAATCAAGAATAAATATAATATTCATGTCACAGAAATACATGCTTCACCATCATTCATGAAACTTAATGTGTAAACAACTTGGCGTACATATGGAaaacaatcaaaataaaataaacacattgACAAGTAGACAAAAAACTCTTTTCAGTCTGTTATAGACTCTGAAATATCTGTCACTGGTTTTGGTGCCTAGAAAAAGTCAGCAGGTGTATATTTTCATCTCCTGGTGGTGTTTTAGGGGACAGTTTTAGGGGCCATTGTATCTAAAGTCAATAATGAATTTACTGAATCCACAGCTCTGGACTAGTCATCAGCATTTCTTGTTCGAGATCACAAGGCACTAGGTTCAATTTCTGGATTCATCAGAGATTTTCTTTGCATGGGGACTGTCTTTGTGCTGTCATCATTTCACCTCATCTTCACCGACATATAAGTTGGTGATGTGGCACCAAATAGAAAGTCTTGCAACAGGTGGCCAAAACACCTCAGACTTGGTCTTCCAGCCAATagtgtcatacgatcatttcattttgatGAACTTGTTGTGTAAAAATGACCAATAAAACTATTATAAAGAACTGATAACCAAACACCTCGTAAATTGTTTTTCAACTTGCTCATTAATGTTATTCATTGTAAATAGTAAAAGTTACTCTCAAATAGGTTGTGAAATATATGATCATAGTGCAAAACATCTAAATCATTTCCATAAGGAAACTGGTCTACCTGTAAAaatagttctttttcttttttttttttccttctagggCACATTTTTAATGGGTTTACCACCATTTCTTCTATTAATTATCTGAATATTTGAAATCTGTATTTGTAAAAGATTGATGacacttacatacatacatagcTATACATATGGAACTTAATTGTTGTTCCTCAACTGTAATCCATGTCAGTACAGAGAATATGATATACCAGTcgtccaactgtgtaattaatcaCATATTTGGATAACAGGTGCATTATAGTTTTTGTACTGACATTGTGATACAATTGCTCTATGGCTACAAAAGAGTAATCAATTATTCACATAACAGGTAGCATATTGCATTCAATAGGCAATAGTTCAGTGCCATAACTAGGAAAGTAGTACTTTCTTTGAAAGTAAGCTGTTTCTCTTCTAACCATTTGAGGCACTGGTTTAAAGATCTTAGCTTAGTACAGTGTGTGGTAAGTGTCTAAGACAAATAACATAAAACGCCTGTCTTTAAAGACATTTAATAACGTGATACACAGTAGTAGTTCACCATATCTCAATCTCTATGGGCGTTTACCACACGTATAAGGGTTCTTCCTAACAATAACATTTTGTGAATGCCAAGAGTTGTTCACTCATGGTTACTTCACTTTTTTCCCCATCTGTAATGGAAGTAAACATACCACACACCTTTAATCAAGTagaatttctgaaatcaagaaGTCTTTTAATTGTTGGACTTAAAATTCTATATTATGTGTATCAGAATAAGCAATATGATATGCTAGGAATGTATGCATTCTGACTGTGTTTATGCCTGTACTGAATGAGTGTCTGTCTGTGTCCATCTTGTATGTATGAATGAATTcacgatttgttgttgttgttgttgttgttgttgtcgtcgtcgtcatcatcatcctcatcattgtcGTTGTCGTCATCTCTCCAAAAACTGGTTTTATGTGCACTCCGGACATTCAATTCTACAGACACCTGACATATGGAACATGTTTCTTTTTTCAATACTGCGATGCTTGCTATGTGTCACAAACTGCTAGATGGCTGGAAGCCAGGCTTAGCAAAGATGCAGCATCAGATCGTAAAAATGCGGCATAAAGATCTAACTACGCTGACCACCTTCTTGAAAGTAGGAATAGTGCTCATAGTGCACCAGTTTTGACCTTACATAAGAGGATGTTCCATCCATGCAAGAAGTGAAGATGTATGGACCTGATGGAGGAGTTTGAAGTCTTTTGCCATTCATCAGGCATCCTCTTGTAGATAACTGTTTAATGAGCAGCTCCCAATTTTGGGAACTGTTTGCAAACCATTAGGATTCGGCTACTATGGTCCGATCTCAACAGGTGCACTGATCTGACAATAATGACCTTGTTATGATTACACTCCTTCTATATTGCATAAGAGTACAAAGTTTCTGGAGACAAATACAACGTATTTACATTATTGCATGATGTAGTTGAAAGTTTATTTATTTCACTACCAAGCTATGTCAATTATAATGTATTTTTACGGGAAACTTATGAGAGATATCATTTTACAGCAGAAATAATTTCTGGTCCTTTTGACATACCACTGCTGGTACGAAAACTTATAACATCACTACTGTCTGTTCCAATTCCTTCAACTATGCTTGGTATACAACACAGTTTTAATAACAATTTTGGTATCTCAGGGATTTTGAACATGATGCTTTGTATTTTTAAACTTTGTTCAGCTGTAAAGTGTGCAGCAATAATGGATGCCACTGATTAGTTCACATGATTA
Coding sequences within:
- the LOC124789052 gene encoding piggyBac transposable element-derived protein 2-like, with translation MQGSAGYGMFSLNLVTQANLYSTQVLGQSINTSANEIRQFIGIHLLSGIFRRYLLLNDNANMLPRDDPHHGKLFKVRPFLDQLKNNFLKTEVEEYNSTDELIIPLKSHTSLCQYIESKPHKWDMKVFARTAGSGYIYDFEVYVGKGTITASNPELGMSGNVVTQLIENLLRHANFKLFMDNWFSFPNLAVQLRNEGIYVVGTIRKNSENDAEMKKEDRGTCDYHVDEENKIITLKWYDSKAVQLIAIYKGKERVGNVER